One window of Bos javanicus breed banteng chromosome 1, ARS-OSU_banteng_1.0, whole genome shotgun sequence genomic DNA carries:
- the ATP5PF gene encoding ATP synthase-coupling factor 6, mitochondrial isoform X2, protein MASCCEIPGASGSGPDRGGCEARRTAEQGHREGRGRREVTGTTRAPGARGLAEPRAARPPPLPAQPPPPLPTRLPQVSTNGNGSHSAGDQRKQNTEAAAGGPRWGRRPRNEAGPRGPALSSSPAAALTRSGFGPVAPARTPEPAEKRSGAGSTCSVSPGTPGSGTTTPSRLRETDA, encoded by the exons ATGGCATCGTGCTGTGAGATCCCAGGGGCGTCGGGATCAGGTCCCGACCGCGGCGGCTGCGAAGCACGGCGGACAGCCGAGCAGGGgcacagggaggggagggggcggcgaGAGGTGACAGGAACTACCCGGGCCCCGGGGGCGCGCGGCCTCGCGGAGCCCCGCGCCgcgcgccccccgcccctccccgcacagcctcccccgcccctccccacccgGCTCCCTCAAGTCTCCACGAACGGAAATGGGAGTCACAGCGCCGGGGACCAGCGGAAACAAAACACAGAGGCGGCCGCGGGGGGGCCGCGGTGGGGGAGAAGGCCCCGGAACGAAGCCGGCCCGCGCGGGCCCGCGCTCTCTTCCTCCCCCGCGGCCGCACTCACCCGCTCCGGATTCGGCCCCGTCGCCCCCGCCCGCACTCCAGAGCCGGCTGAGAAGCGCAGCGGCGCGGGCTCCACGTGCAGCGTCTCTCCCG gcACCCCCGGGTCCGGGACTACAACTCCCAGCAGGTTGCGCGAAACGGACGCCTAA
- the ATP5PF gene encoding ATP synthase-coupling factor 6, mitochondrial isoform X1, producing the protein MILQRLFRLSSAVQSAISVSWRRNIGITAVAFNKELDPVQKLFVDKIREYRTKRETSGGPVDAGPEYQQDLDRELFKLKQMYGKADMNTFPNFTFEDPKFEVVEKPQS; encoded by the exons ATGATTCTTCAGAGACTCTTCAGGTTGTCCTCTGCTGTTCAGTCTGCAATCTCAGTCTCTTGGAGGAGGAACATTGGTATTACAGCAGTGGCATTTAATAAGGAGCTTGATCCTGTGCAGAAACTCTTCGTGGATAAGATTAGAGAATATAGAACTAAGCGAGA GACATCTGGAGGACCTGTTGATGCTGGCCCAGAATATCAGCAAGACCTAGACCGGGAGCTTTTTAAACTTAAGCAAATGTATGGTAAAGCAGACATGAATACGTTCCCTAACTTCACGTTTGAAG aCCCCAAGTTCGAAGTTGTCGAGAAACCACAATCCTGA